The Mus caroli chromosome 1, CAROLI_EIJ_v1.1, whole genome shotgun sequence genome has a window encoding:
- the Cnga3 gene encoding cyclic nucleotide-gated cation channel alpha-3 isoform X2 — protein sequence MAKVNTQCSQPSPTQLSIKDADRDLDHVENGLGRVSRLIISIRAWASRHLHDEDQTPDSFLDRFHGSELKEVSTRESNAQPNPGEQKPPDGGEGRKEEPIVVDPSSNIYYRWLTAIALPVFYNWCLLVCRACFDELQSEHLTLWLVLDYSADVLYVVDMLVRARTGFLEQGLMVRDTKRLWKHYTKTLHFKLDILSLIPTDLAYLKLGVNYPELRFNRLLKFSRLFEFFDRTETRTNYPNVFRIGNLVLYTLIIIHWNACIYFAISKFIGFGTDSWVYPNTSKPEYARLSRKYIYSLYWSTLTLTTIGETPPPVKDEEYLFVVIDFLVGILIFATIVGNVGSMISNMNAPRVEFQAKIDSVKQYMQFRKVTKDLETRVIRWFDYLWANRKTVDEKEVLKNLPDKLKAEIAINVHLDTLKKVRIFQDCEAGLLVELVLKLRPTVFSPGDYICKKGDIGREMYIIKEGKLAVVADDGVTQFVVLSDGSYFGEISILNIKGSKSGNRRTANIRSIGYSDLFCLSKDDLMEALTEYPDAKRALEEKGRQILMKDNLIDEDLVAARVDTRDVEEKVEYLESSLDILQTRFARLLAEYSASQMKLKQRLTRLESQMNRRGCGFSPDRENSEDASKTD from the exons GGTGTCACGCCTCATCATCTCGATTCGCGCGTGGGCCTCCAGGCACTTACACGATGAAGACCAGACACCTGACTCCTTTTTGGATCGATTTCATGGATCTGAGCTTAAGGAAGTCTCCACCCGGGAAAGCAATGCCCAGCCCAACCCAGGAGAACAGAAGCCACCAGACGGAGGGGAAGG CAGGAAGGAGGAGCCCATTGTGGTGGACCCCTCCAGCAACATCTACTACCGCTGGCTGACTGCCATCGCGCTCCCGGTCTTCTATAACTGGTGTCTACTTGTATGCAG GGCCTGTTTTGATGAGCTACAATCAGAGCACCTGACGCTGTGGCTGGTCTTGGACTACTCTGCAGATGTCCTTTATGTTGTGGACATGCTGGTTCGAGCCCGGACAG GTTTCCTTGAGCAAGGCCTAATGGTCAGAGATACCAAGAGGCTGTGGAAACATTACACAAAGACCTTGCACTTCAAGCTGGACATCCTGTCTCTCATCCCCACAGACCTGGCTTATTTAAAGTTGGGCGTGAACTACCCAGAACTGAGGTTCAACCGCCTCCTGAAGTTCTCTCGGCTCTTTGAGTTCTTTGACCGCACAGAGACAAGGACCAACTACCCCAACGTGTTCAGGATAGGGAACTTGGTCCTGTACACACTCATCATCATCCACTGGAATGCCTGCATCTACTTTGCCATTTCCAAGTTCATTGGTTTTGGGACAGACTCCTGGGTCTATCCAAACACCTCCAAGCCGGAGTATGCACGTCTCTCCCGGAAGTATATTTACAGTCTCTACTGGTCCACCCTGACCCTGACCACCATCGGTGAGACCCCACCCCCCGTGAAGGATGAAGAGTATCTCTTTGTGGTCATCGACTTCCTGGTGGGTATCCTGATCTTTGCCACCATAGTGGGCAACGTAGGCTCCATGATTTCCAACATGAACGCTCCCCGGGTAGAGTTCCAGGCTAAGATCGACTCCGTCAAGCAGTACATGCAGTTCCGGAAGGTAACCAAGGACTTGGAGACTCGGGTTATCCGATGGTTTGACTATCTGTGGGCCAACAGGAAGACGGTGGATGAAAAGGAAGTGCTCAAAAACCTCCCGGACAAGCTGAAGGCTGAGATCGCCATCAACGTGCACCTGGACACGCTGAAGAAGGTCCGAATCTTCCAGGACTGCGAGGCGGGGCTGCTGGTGGAGCTGGTGCTGAAGCTCCGCCCCACTGTGTTCAGCCCCGGGGACTACATATGCAAAAAGGGGGACATTGGAAGAGAGATGTACATCATCAAGGAGGgcaagctggctgtggtggctgaTGACGGGGTCACCCAGTTTGTGGTCCTCAGTGACGGCAGTTACTTTGGGGAGATCAGCATCTTAAACATTAAGGGGAGCAAGTCTGGGAACCGCAGGACGGCCAACATCAGGAGTATCGGCTACTCAGACCTGTTCTGCCTCTCCAAGGATGACCTGATGGAAGCCCTCACCGAGTACCCAGACGCTAAGAGGGCTCTGGAGGAAAAGGGTCGTCAGATTCTGATGAAGGACAACCTAATTGATGAGGACCTAGTCGCGGCCAGGGTAGATACCAGGGACGTTGAGGAGAAGGTGGAGTACCTGGAGTCGTCCCTGGACATCCTGCAGACGAGGTTTGCCCGACTCCTGGCTGAGTACAGTGCCTCCCAGATGAAGCTGAAACAGCGGCTCACTAGGCTGGAGAGCCAGATGAACAGGAGGGGTTGTGGCTTCTCACCTGACAGGGAGAATTCCGAGGATGCTTCAAAGACTGACTGA